In one window of Nocardia brasiliensis DNA:
- a CDS encoding NAD(P)/FAD-dependent oxidoreductase, producing the protein MAPSATDTAPIVIVGAGLAGLRTAEELRRTGYEGELVLLGDEARLPYDRPPLSKQFVRGETDDTTLRPDEFYAEKRIDVRLGTEAVGLDTAARQVRLADGTALDYAQLIIATGLRPRRLPGLPDLAGVHVLRGHADAIALRSELAVAATALVIGAGFIGCELAASFRARGVAVVLVEPQPTPLAGVLGERVGELVARLHRAEGVDLRCGVGLHTLLAEDERVRGAILSDGTQVQADLVVLGVGSRPVTQWLAESGIALADPAAGGGVLADEVGRTSAERVWAVGDVAAWRQQAGHSKRIEHWTNAGEQARLVACALLGAAAPTAARVPYFWSDQYDVKIQALGTPAATDDVDVALDDGRKFLAYYSREGRLTGVVGAGTTAQVMKTRAKIAAGAPVSELRTPS; encoded by the coding sequence GTGGCACCTTCAGCAACAGACACCGCGCCGATCGTGATCGTGGGCGCAGGCCTGGCCGGCCTGCGCACCGCCGAGGAATTGCGCCGGACCGGATACGAGGGTGAGCTGGTCCTGCTGGGTGACGAAGCGCGGCTGCCCTACGACCGGCCGCCGCTGTCCAAGCAGTTCGTCCGCGGCGAGACCGACGACACCACCCTGCGCCCCGACGAGTTCTACGCCGAGAAGCGGATCGACGTGCGGCTCGGCACCGAGGCGGTCGGCCTGGACACCGCGGCACGGCAGGTGCGTCTGGCCGACGGCACGGCCCTCGACTACGCACAGCTGATCATCGCCACCGGCCTGCGCCCGCGCCGCCTGCCCGGCCTGCCCGACCTTGCCGGTGTGCACGTGCTGCGCGGCCACGCCGACGCCATCGCGCTGCGCTCCGAATTGGCCGTGGCGGCAACGGCACTCGTGATCGGCGCGGGTTTCATCGGCTGCGAGCTGGCGGCCAGTTTCCGGGCCCGCGGTGTCGCGGTGGTGCTGGTCGAGCCGCAGCCGACGCCGCTGGCCGGCGTGCTCGGTGAGCGGGTAGGCGAGCTGGTGGCCAGGCTGCACCGCGCCGAAGGGGTGGACCTGCGCTGCGGTGTCGGCTTGCATACCCTGCTCGCCGAGGATGAGCGGGTGCGCGGCGCGATCCTGTCCGACGGCACGCAGGTGCAGGCCGATCTGGTGGTGCTGGGCGTCGGTTCGCGTCCGGTGACGCAGTGGCTGGCCGAATCCGGCATCGCGCTCGCCGACCCGGCGGCGGGCGGCGGGGTGCTGGCCGACGAGGTGGGCCGCACCTCGGCCGAGCGGGTCTGGGCGGTCGGCGACGTGGCCGCCTGGCGGCAGCAGGCCGGGCACAGCAAGCGGATCGAGCACTGGACCAACGCGGGCGAGCAGGCCCGGCTGGTGGCGTGCGCGCTGCTCGGTGCCGCCGCGCCGACCGCGGCCAGGGTGCCGTACTTCTGGAGCGACCAGTACGACGTGAAGATCCAGGCGCTCGGCACGCCTGCCGCGACCGATGATGTCGACGTGGCACTCGACGACGGCCGCAAGTTCCTCGCCTACTACTCCAGGGAGGGCAGGCTGACCGGCGTGGTCGGCGCGGGCACGACGGCGCAGGTCATGAAGACCAGGGCGAAGATCGCGGCGGGCGCACCGGTTTCGGAGTTGCGCACGCCGAGTTGA
- a CDS encoding SPW repeat domain-containing protein produces the protein MFTESRAQDLLAVVLGVFAALSPLWLDTTDKAMWSLIVLGVLIALTGLAQMYRPALGANADYAMGLFGVLLFISPWAMDFTDYRGASWTAWVVGVVTAVVAVAALPTVSGRLHSMAPHH, from the coding sequence ATGTTCACCGAAAGCCGCGCGCAGGACCTGCTAGCCGTCGTGCTCGGCGTCTTCGCCGCGCTCTCACCCCTGTGGCTGGACACCACCGACAAGGCGATGTGGTCGCTGATCGTGCTCGGCGTGCTCATCGCACTCACCGGGCTGGCGCAGATGTACCGGCCCGCCCTCGGTGCGAACGCCGACTACGCCATGGGCCTGTTCGGCGTGCTGCTGTTCATTTCGCCATGGGCCATGGACTTCACCGATTACCGCGGCGCATCCTGGACCGCATGGGTAGTCGGGGTAGTGACAGCGGTGGTCGCGGTAGCGGCGCTGCCGACGGTGTCGGGACGTCTGCACAGCATGGCGCCACACCACTGA